tggaggaatgtgtcttatttaaatgacctgttcatttactgtacatacttgggTACTTAAttcctccaaaaattatatttacaataaataatgtatctttgttcctctttttatgccagcgaggcatcgtgacagacagaacaaatgaatggtcttctattagatggcagcaagtaaatacagtaattaatgtatcaagccttaaacgaacgtcctctcctgtcctgagcaccggtgaccaccaacacacatttcccccccattttgtccttataataccgtcggTGCGCTCCGCTCTTGTTGTTGTCGCATcgataacgagtgtatccggtcgcatttgagttgacaagcccaatgatcgtaaaaaaacgggatgcggtggtatcggaatacaagatatTATTGCAGtggtctgacagtgcaatcgtgaaagagcaaatttggcttgtagtctgatccgggcattgcgtgttgtctgtctcagacgtgttgtctatgccgacatgttttttttaattttttttttatataactttattggccgtcaggtatttccaatactacgtcaaaagacatgcaacaaggctaaaaataaactagcttttggattaaaatatactgcgcacgcggcgacgcggagtaaatgtcttttgcggaggatcggatcggcgaattatgacattaaagccgatcagcataaaatgctaaatatcggccgataccgatcagcccgataaaatgggtgtaaagtctactataAATCTATATTAATATTAGGACCCGACCCATTGGCCAATTTTTTGCTCCGTTATAAAGTTATCCGTTATAAAgaattgtaaaacagtcaaatgttctgcttgtaacagtcaaatgttctgcttgGTGATTTCATTCATGGTATATCTTTAAATTAATCGGGCCCTaattaatactgtataatacgAGCTGCAAGAAGCGATGAACAGGCTGTCGCGTGTCCTTTTCCATGAACCTCGACATGATTGACAAAATTTGAGGTCAAGGACAATGATTCTCAAGCGCGGTGCCACGAGTGATACGAGGGCTCCCAACTATGTCAAAGAATCACTTGCTAaccacagttcagttgtatttaacttttaacttcCATACATTTGGGATTTAATCTTGAGGGAACTGTTtgcttttaacatttatttatatgtaattttaatgtgcaatacatttgaattgaatcattatatAAGTGCATTTATCAGTGAAGCGCAGTGTTTGTTTAAACTGTGCACAGTGTAACAGTAGCTGAAAATAATATTGAACGCACTTTTTAAGACTGAAACCTATTTCATTATAATGTTAATCatcatggtggtacttggacagatcagtatttatttatttttttttcatcatggtggtacttggtgtaaactGGTCTATAGGATATTTGCCTCCGATTGAGGCTCATTTGGAGCCAGAATTGCTGCTTCGAAGCGAAAtgtccaacttcctgttcaatttcaaacACTGACTTTTTCCACATGTGGGAAAGTGGAAGAAGGAAGCGTGtcaattttttcaattttgttatcCGTAAAGACTGACAGTGAGGAGACTCGGCGAATAGTATTTCACGGTCCGCTTCATCTGTTCAGCGCagaacgaagaagaagaagacaggaGAAGGTAATGACAATGTCGGCGAAGCTCAGATCTCCTCGATGGAATGTGCGGGAACCAGGCCTCGCTTCTTGCCGCTGCTCAGCTTCACCAAGGTGTCGCCGTCCTCACGCTTGCCCACGCAGATCTGACAAAagacacctcattaggtacacctcacACATCAAACAAGTGTCCAAAACTCATAACGATCAGCAAACCTTTGATTGACATGCTCTATTTTTGTCACCGGCAGTGGGTTAGACCTGGTGTTCATTTCGCAGACAGGACTAAACCGGCGTGTTTAAAAAGGGAGGTCTGTGCAACTGTGGGGGCGTGAACACAGCCgactaacgggacaagccgaaaggaaaagaaggaagattaatatgaagaaaaaaaacaaaaaattgtaatgaaatCCACAGTAGGTGATAAAGAAAAATGTCCATCCCTAACTTGCTAACAACAGGACATAAGACtaacaaacagaagcagagtgaagggacctcaggcagctgagaagatTCAGATGCGATGCtgattagcaacatttctgctcgacCGGGacgtttatcacctcttttttgtttttaattgattgaagttttatttttggctAAGGTCGTCTCGTTTACAGTGCTAAAGCTATCTTAGTATTGCTAGCGCTGCTaattttgttgaagctggacAGCGTTCTCTGGGATTATTTATCACAGGTACCACACTTTGCTAACCACTTGCCATTATAAATGGCCATGTTTGAAAACGATGCTCGTGCACATCGGTGAGGGGCGCGGCTTTGATCAAACTCGGGGCGGAATTAGTGGAAGGAGGACGCGTTCAAATCTTGTTCGGTTTTAAAACGGCTCTAAAGAGCGACAATAACGGAGAATTTTTGCGTTATTTGATTGTGCGGGTGCAGCTCAGGATGCAGTACTTCCAAACGTCGTCGATCGGTTGCCATGGTTATGACGACACAAGGGGGGCTCGTAAAACGCCACATAAAGTTGAAGCTGCGGGGCGGGTACCTGCGCCTCCTTGACCACCATGTGTCCTCTCTCCCGGCTGCCGGCGGTCGTTCCCTGGATGACGCGCCACACTCTCTCGCCGGGACGCACCCGCTGCACGAAGTTGGCCGGGAAAAAGCCCACCCTGTCGCCGCTCTTGCCCTGGGGGAGGTCGACACAACAGAACCACAGTTAAGCTATGAGTCATTTAATACCTCAGGTAAAGAATGATGACTTATTATTAGTGCGACACACCAAGGTTACTGACCGCTTCAAGGTGGAAAACCAACCAGTTGCTCTGTTTTGGTTTGTGTATTCTGatcatttttcaatattttccagTATTTATCACCGTATAATACAGCAATCTGCATTACGTAAATGCACAAGGGGTGTAACTATGAAGGTGTACgatttgagcaaaaaaacatgtatttggATGTGGTGGAGGTTCAGTCGTTATTTATCACATTcattttttgtatgtatttgtacAAACTATGTATTTTAGGGGCCCCAAACACAACACCCCCCAAAACGTAACCAAACTCCTGCTACCAGCTCCACCGATCGACACAAAATGGTCTCAAAAGACCCATGCCCGTTATTTCACGGGAAGCTGGCAGTTTTCGTTGAAAGCGGCCATTTTGGAGGAATTCCCTCAGTTGTGCCCCAACGCTAGTTCCACCGATAAGACTCAATATTTGGTGTCGATGataacaggacacacaaaaaagtgtcAAGTACCCATGCCCGAAATTTACCCAAATGAACCACTAATTGCacaaatcaacacaaaattgggtggacgtCTATCATAATAGGATGCACCAAAGTCTAATTAGAACAGgaggtcagccattttggttaaATGCAGCCATTTTGAGCAAATTCCAGCATTACGATGGCCACCAAGCCACTTTACAATTTTAAGGCTTTATTACAAAAGTAATAGCTGACATATGGAAATCAGACTGATTATATGTAGTCGGTGGTTAGCAATGTTTAGAATTTGTGCATTTCAGGTACCCCGTTGATGAAATTGACTGTTCAATTAACCCTGAAAATGGCCGATCCTGAAGAAAAGGCATCATGTGTATCGTGGTTTATTGAGATAAAAATCGACGATGCAGACGTAGACAAACTACAGAGTTAAGTATGGAAGACATCACATCTGCTGTCACATGTGTCAAtgcgtaaaaaataaaaatctatttatGGATGGGAGGAGTGgatgacaaaatgtaaaaaaaatgtaaaaacaaaaagacagacctcattttgtaataatttccaGATATGTCTATGAATTTGCTTTAGTCATACATTtgtcaacatatatatattatggacACACTTTACTTTAATGatcacaaaaatcacaaaatccCAAGCACGTATGCTTAACTTGTTAttccttgtatttatttttgttgatggCAAGATTTTAATTGATAGGTGTGTGTCAGTGGCCGATTGGAAAACCAGAGGCGATAATCACTCCCGACGAGCTGAAATTGTTTTCAGTACATTTGCATAAGCAGCTGAAACATTCTgtgcatccatttttcatacattattatttttttgccatcacATATTTTATAGCTTGTGAGGGGCAGAGTTCAGTGTAAATCATGTGCACGTGCTCACAACAATCACGGATGATTGAAGATGCTGGACTTGATGGAGGCCTTCAAAGGCTGCGTACGTcttaagacacacacacacacacacacacacacacacacacacacacacacgtacgtttTCTACACTCTTTTAAGACTAGTCTGGGGAAATGACAGCATTTGTGCCTGAGCAGGTGCGCTTGATATAAACACCTCCAatatgcaccacacacacacacgataatATATATGATGATAAATAATTTAATCTTATCACTCACCTTCCACCACTCCTCGTTGGAGTCGTCTGTGACTTGTACCCGATCACCGGGGCTAAAAGAGATGAGAcaaaaggatttaaaaaaaaaaaaaaaaaaggaaagaaaggacGGTAGAGAGACGACAGTGATGGGTACATAAAAGCAGTCGAGCGTATACGCAACTGTCACCGTCAGATTCGTGACGTGCGTATGCTAGTGAATCCGAATTCATTCCATATGACAACCTCATACCCGCGACCTAAAATCTGCGTGAACCGCACCCCTATTTTCCTATAAAAGGACGCCCGTCTGATGCATCTTGGCCAATGTGCCTGGTTTTAAAgtcaagaaggagaaaaaataaatagataaaataaaacaataaaaaaaacctggcaAGAGAACTTCCTTAATATTCATCCTATTTcctgttttaatcattttatcattggaaagcttgctaaacacagaaaccGACAACATAATACTCatgttaatcatttttaaattgattccGATGTTAAATTAGAGAATGTggcacaaaacatacaaaagtaaaattttaagAGCCAAGAATGAACAAACACTGCAGATGCTATTAATAGACTGTACATGGTAAGGAATTAATATAGCGCagcaaagaggcatttgtagttgaCAAAATTCCTGAAATTAGGATTGGAAGCGAAAGAAAACATATGAGCCACATGCCGGTCAGACTGGAGTACGTCACAATTCAACAATGCCAGCAGGCGGTGTGTGCAAATCCATCAAGTTGCAATCAATCATATTtgcacagaaaaatatataattcagATTATTGTAGGGATTAGAAAGGAAACTGAAAccttgggaaaaaaacaggaaatgcgAGCGGTCCGATCGCACTAACTGCTCTTTGAGTGAGAATGTGCAGACAGCTAGTTTAGTTTAGTTCTTTGTAGTTTAGTTCTTTGTTCAAGTTAACCAATACCGACAATATCACAATGTTTAGCGTTCTTCCACATTATCAAAGACACACAGTCAATATTCAAATCAATTCCGCGCATGCCTCATTTTATCACGCCGTCCTTGCTTTTTCCTTCCTTATCGCTCATCTTCGTCGGTGCTTTTAAAATTGGACTTTGAAAATACTCCCCACCAATTTCATCATTTCAGCctgacaatttaaaaacagcaaacaccCCCGCACCTCAGTATCTCTCATCTACTTTCATCCACTAAGTGGGTACGGTGACAAGCTGGGAGTGCGTAATTAGTCATCCTAGGAGGCCCTGAAAATGTCCTCTGAGGACGCCACGAGGAAGTAGGAgggacatttttttaatcaaaacaatAGGATGCGTGTTGACTCACTGTAGTTCCAGATCGTTGTGTTCCTGAGGCAGAAAACTGTAGAGCGCCACATAAGTGTGGATAGGGTGTACCTCGATGCGTTTGGGGGGCACCTGGACACAGGAACCACAGCGTGAGACACGGACGcacgtgcacgcacgcacgcacgcacgcacacacacctcagCGGGCGTCTCAGCTTGGCCGCCACTCTCGTCGTCCTCTTCGTTCTCCACCTCATTGTCAGCGGCAACAGAATCTGGAACGGAACACGTGTGGGCATGAAACATGCACTGACTAGTATCAACACATGTATTGAATACACACGTACTGTACCTGTACATACATGTAAACACAGTAACACATAAATGAATGCATGTACACatgcaatgtgtgtaaatacATGAAAAACACACTAACACCTGTAAAtatatgcatttaaaaactaGGGCTGTCGTTGATTAATTCCTTTAATCTGATTAATCagacttttgaattttgatgaATCACAATTAATCACAGGCAACAAATagtaccacattttgctttgagatggtattttaaacttgttgtgcttcaatgaagaaaacaaacaaaaaaaaagagtgcagaGTTCACTATAGGCAAATGAccttagtttttttcatttatttccccccccccccaaacgtcTCATCGGGGTGACCTTTGAAGCAACATTTTCCGAGCACGCCAACTGGAGTCTCCTCACTAATCTTTGCACCGCCGTGAGCATTCACCTGATCACTGACCTTCGAACAACCCAGCAAcacatttcagatatccatccgcGGTTAAAGTCAAGGAGCGTGTGGTCAAAAGAAATGGTGCCATTAATCTGTGTTAATACATGATCAATCCGATCATTTTTGGGTGATTAATAATGAGGTGACGCTTCAACTTTGACAGCGCTAGTAAAAAcactgacatttaaaaatacatacatgtaCACAACAAACCTCCTGTCTCTTGAGGGACATCTTCCTCCATGCTGCACTGTCTCCCCTGCCTCTCCTCACACGCCTCACCCTTTGATCAACGACAGTACACACCACATGCTAATTGAGGCCTTTGATGGCACACCATGTATGCAAAATTGAAGCGACTCAAGCTTATTATATAggggatggatttttatttatttttcattttcatatgaTTGTTTTCAATACTGTACAGCAGTAATACATAAAAGGAGGCACTGCCTTTACTGCTAAAGAATGATTGCCttagtacagttcagttttatttaacttataaGTTCGATACATTCACATTCAATCCTTAAGAACTGTGTTATTTAGACACAATTTAACTttcatgtgcaatacattttaaatgagtcATTATatatgagttgttttttttttattttcctatatttaagcacagtgttaacaTTCAAACTATGTATAATGTTAGTGGTTTACAataaattatacttttttttttagaaataaaaccatttgtttattaatttaacacttaggcctactacaccactgtactttaatgttggtcatgatgatgGTACTTGGAAAGCTCATTATTCTTTAGGTGATATGATGTAAAATGTTTGGTAACCACTGCTGTACAGTCCAGTATTTGACATAAAATAGCTGTAAAAACCTATGAAAAAATGCAGGGAGGTGCGTTccaggtggggaaaaaaaacaaacaaaacgtcaTATGGCTGTGCCATGAACGTCAAACCATGCTATATCGGGGGTTCACTATAAAGACGAAATTGGGATGCGTTGGTGGTGCATGGCTGCCATGGAAACTTTATCTCAATCAcacagcgcgcacacacatgcatcctCGCAGGGCCTGGCTCGTACCGGGCTGTGCGTCGGCGACTCCGACATGCTGCCGAAACTGGAGCGGCTCATCTGCGCCAGCGACGTCCCGTAGCGCAAGGCGGCGTACACCGGGTCCGTACGTGCCCGCACCGCCTCtgaaagcgcacacacacacacacacaatatgctCGGACATAGGGAGTATTGTGCCTGTTTGTCGACATGGAGAAAGAATGGGGTGGGGAGTCTAAATTTAACTGGAGTGACCCACTTTAGTGTGTGAGAGAGGAGCCAAAAATTGAGGCATCAAGATATGCCAACACGCTTTCATTTAAGTGGACAGTTTTATGAAAAACTGTCTACAAATGATATGGTGCTTTTTAATGCGATACCTTTCCTGCAAAATTGTGTTGCTGTTCCCAATAAAAGGTTCGTCTGtgttaacaaaacaaaagttagCATGGGAAATTTTACTTTTGGGACAAGTGCGACAGTGCCCCAGATGACACTGTGGTAATAATAAACTGTAAACTTTGGCTCCCAATAAGGATTTGCCCTGAGTCAACAGGCCAATATAGCAAAAACATGTAGATGAGCACTGGAAATGTTGCATTAGGGGCAAGTGAAACAGTGCCCAACCAGATCCAGCAAATGGCACTGtggtaacaaaaaacaaaagaaaattgtaaaCTTTGGTTCCCAATTCGAATTTGTCTTGAGTCAACAAGCCAATTTAACAAAAAGCCTACGAATATTGTTGGAAATTGTGCACTGAAGGCAAGTGGGGCAATGGCCCACATGATGGTGAcgtggtgactctaaattgtaaaCTTTGGCTCCCAATAAGGATTTGCCATGAGCCAACAAGCTAATTTAGCAAAACGATGTGGATTAGAACTGGAACATTTGCATGAGGGGCAAGTGGAACAGTGCCCAACCAGATCCAGCACATGGCACTGTggtaacaacaataataatttaaaaaaaggtaaacTTTGGTgcccgggtactccagtttcctcccccCATTCCAAAAAAACGTGCACAGTTCAAGATTCTAAATtgcacataggtgtgaatgggagtgttaatgattgtttatctgtgccctgcgactggctggtgaccagttcagggtgtgccccgcctctcgcccggaatcagctgggataggcgccagcatgcctgcgaccctagtgaggagaagcagtacggacaatggatggatggttggatgtactattattattatattaaaataagtATATTAGTTTGACACTTTAGtgtttttcttattgtttttgtatttctgtGCCTTCCAATTATGTTGTAGGTTAATTGTGGCCCTTATTCACGGACGCTAAAAGGAAGTGACAGCACGAGGCGCTAAAGCCTGATACAGAGCGACATATGCAACCCATGTGTTGACCTATCGTACAGTACGCCGGCTTCTTTAAGGACAAGTCAGTTGCTTTTAATGTCATTGTGTCCTGATATATGGTATTTGCAGCCATTTTTGTTGATACTTTGTCTCCATAATAACGTTCTAATGGTAATGGCCTGATCTTGGGTCCTTGTTGCTGCACTCGGAAACACATGTTTAGCTTtattatttgcaaataattaGCCTACTTTGTGAATGTGGCcattactgtattgtaatgtaCGGAACACGGATGTAATATATTgcaaactgtgcaaaaatatgtGTGCACTTCACTTGGCATTGTATGCAGCAAGATTGTGGGTGACGTTGAAAATGCTAGTTTTGGCTTATTTTTACTCTTGTAGGAAGTTACGAAAGTTAAAAAtgcaaaagcattttttgtttgttttgtgaattGACtaaaactagtttttttttttttttttttatcgttccaggtatttttttatttgaggccTCATGTGATAGGCTACCGTTCTAAAATTGCCAAATTTATCTTCCCATGCAAATTTAATGGAAAATGACCAGAAAATGTCTTTCCCCTTTGCTCCCGCACTCAGGAGGCAGGAAATGACCACACACGCATGCGTACACATGCACCCGCGCGCACAGACGTACACACACTCACCTTGATTAGTCTGTACTTCCTTGACGACGGCCAGTTGTTCGCTGACGAGCATGGGGGAGCTGAAGTTTCGCTTGAAGGCGCCCGACTAAAGAAGGAGGACACAGAGCGTAATGATTTTTGTTCAGCTTCCATTAGTCCCATCTTCAAGGCCCCCACACCGCCATTACGGTAGACTTCAAACCAGTCATTTTCAGAGATTCGACCGAATGGAAAACACACTGGCGGGAAGGGAACATCTCACTCGACTGGAGCGGGGACGTTCAACACGTGGCTTTCCAACACCGAGCCGTCATTTCACACTGAATTAAGCACAATCAGTGTCGCCGCCTCGGTTTGCAAATAAGCCACTCTGTTACATTATGCGGAGAGAACTCATTCGCGAGGTAATCAGCAGTTTCCCTTTGTTCCCGCAGAGATGTTCGAGCCGTCGTACCAGTCTCTCGCCGGCCTCTCCATTTCTCTTGGACCACTCAAGATACGGTTTGCTCTTCAAAAGGGCTCCATGCTAATATGCTAAATCCTATGCGGGAGGACGAACGCTCAAAATTGGGCTTACAGGTggacaaaagtaatgggacacACCGATATCGAGGCCAGAATCCCTCAGTTGTGAAGTCTACGTCTGATCCAGACATTTGGAGCCAGGTTTGCGAAACGTTTGTGCATGCGAAGAAATGGGCGCAAACTTGATTCCCTCTGCCAAACACGCAAAATGGAAACGGAGTTCATTTTGCACGCTCTGACAAATAACTTAGCACGTGCAAAGTGATTTAACAAACTTGAGACAAATTGCGATGGCTGACTTTGAATCTTTAACTCATTTACTCTCAGCTGTGTAGAAAATGAGCTTTTGGTGCAAAACTTGCAGCccggggggccagatccggccggccacatcattttacgCGACCCGTCCAAATCAGTGcctctacttcatgtttctcactaaaatctgttccaaaattgcaaatgttcttcacttttaataacattgagagattaaaagtattttttttgtaaccaaaccacttttttagaataaattgaacaatagttgaacaaattgtTTCTTTGACTTcgtatttcaaaactagttagtcaatttttttgtgtataagtAATAATATGAAGAGgcgattaccgtaatttcttgtgtataatgcgcatctccccccccaaaaaaaattgtcaatagtgcgcattataaatatataggcctatcccagctgtcatcgggcaggaggcggggtacaccctgaactggttgccagccaatcgcagggcacatacaatcaaataaccagttgcactcacagtcacacctacggtcaatttagagtctccaattaatgcatgtttttgggatgtgggaggaaaccggagtgcccggagaaaacccacgcaggcacggggagaacatgcaaactccacacaggcggggccggggattgaacccgggtcctcagaactgtgaggcagacgctctaaccagtcgtccaccgtgccgccctgtttataccatacatacgTTATTCGAGTATGAGGCgcctaaacttgtccaactTCCGACATGCTGGCATTTCTCTCTGCTATGATCAACATGACAAGCTGAGATTCACCGCCTAATCTTCATCTtccactcaaaagctgtgctgatctcaaagtCGAAGCGATGTGATGCCTGCATCTTCAGATATCGGTCTATTTTAGCGATGTGTGATTGGTGTAAAACAAGGTAAGTGAGAGATGAGAATAAACTGTCCAAATGCCTGCCGTATTGTAGTTGAGACACCCCTGACAGAGTaaatatgttgtgtgtgtgtgtgttttgtcgcACCTTCCCGTGACACGGCTGCTGCGAGAGTTCCGAGGTGCACCACAGGTGAGCCGCCAGTTTGCACGTTTTACACCGCAGAGCCTGTTTGGAGTTTCCTGTTCAGGAAAGAAGATGAAAATAATTGGTCATGGTGCCATCACAGTGTTAATACCACTCAGACGTGACGATCCTTGCCgtttttaatgatttatgaGCGCTTCCCTATCCTATCCCAGTGGCTTCGAAATTAGACATGAGCGCTTTTTTGACTTCTCTGATGTGTTGATTAAAGCTGCACAGGGGAGGAGGTGAATGCCGGAGGCTGCAGGGGAGCCAGATGATGCatcacataataataatgaagctaCAATACTTGTTGGGAAACAAAAAATTACAACGCATGAGGAGACGTTTGTGGTCGGTTATCCATCAACGTGATGGGAATGGGCAAAAAGAGCagcaaaagagtgaaaaataaaagcacactcACGCACAAGCTTATACACACATGTTGCGCTAATCtaaattcaaaatgataaaGAGAGTGAGGGGAAACATTAGCGTCCAAGCTACATTGAActtcaagtacaaccccaattccaatgaagttgggacgttgtgttaaacaaataaaaacagaatacaatgatttgcaaatcatgttcaacctatatttaattgaatacacaaaatatatttaatgttcaaactgatcaacttgattggttttagcaaataatcattaacttagaattttatggctggaacacgttccaaaaaagctgcgacaggtggcaaaaaagactgagaaagttgaggaatgctcatcaaacacttgtttggaacatctcacaggtgaacaggctaattgggaacagatgggcgccatgattgggtagaaaaggagcttcccttaattgctgtcattcacaagcaaagatggggcaaggttcacctctttgtgaacaagtgcgtgagaaaatagtcgaacagtttaaggacaatgttcctcaacgtacaattgcaaggaatttagggatttcatcatctactttccattatatcatcaaaaggttcagagaatctggagaaatccctgcatgtaagcggcaaggttgaaaaccaacattgaatgcccgtgacctttgatcctcaggcggcactgcaacaaaaaacgacatcaatgtgtaaaggatatcaccacatgggttcaggaacacttcagaaaaccaatgtcagtaactacagttcggcgctacatccgttagtgc
This Phycodurus eques isolate BA_2022a chromosome 16, UOR_Pequ_1.1, whole genome shotgun sequence DNA region includes the following protein-coding sequences:
- the LOC133415361 gene encoding SH3 and cysteine-rich domain-containing protein 2-like isoform X1, with amino-acid sequence MTEINEMASDSQFQLTSQPLPSKLQRLKRSLSFMRSKSVENFFQRSDSDARLPPEFITEPAPPSPPPLELVPAGSPVAGSQLSPSLSPSVSPNPSVASHSPSLRLSPSLPPKPPHITHCFHNHVFRKPTNCQLCKHMILGNSKQALRCKTCKLAAHLWCTSELSQQPCHGKSGAFKRNFSSPMLVSEQLAVVKEVQTNQEAVRARTDPVYAALRYGTSLAQMSRSSFGSMSESPTHSPGEACEERQGRQCSMEEDVPQETGDSVAADNEVENEEDDESGGQAETPAEVCVRACVRACTCVRVSRCGSCVQVPPKRIEVHPIHTYVALYSFLPQEHNDLELHPGDRVQVTDDSNEEWWKGKSGDRVGFFPANFVQRVRPGERVWRVIQGTTAGSRERGHMVVKEAQICVGKREDGDTLVKLSSGKKRGLVPAHSIEEI
- the LOC133415361 gene encoding SH3 and cysteine-rich domain-containing protein 2-like isoform X2; the protein is MASDSQFQLTSQPLPSKLQRLKRSLSFMRSKSVENFFQRSDSDARLPPEFITEPAPPSPPPLELVPAGSPVAGSQLSPSLSPSVSPNPSVASHSPSLRLSPSLPPKPPHITHCFHNHVFRKPTNCQLCKHMILGNSKQALRCKTCKLAAHLWCTSELSQQPCHGKSGAFKRNFSSPMLVSEQLAVVKEVQTNQEAVRARTDPVYAALRYGTSLAQMSRSSFGSMSESPTHSPGEACEERQGRQCSMEEDVPQETGDSVAADNEVENEEDDESGGQAETPAEVPPKRIEVHPIHTYVALYSFLPQEHNDLELHPGDRVQVTDDSNEEWWKGKSGDRVGFFPANFVQRVRPGERVWRVIQGTTAGSRERGHMVVKEAQICVGKREDGDTLVKLSSGKKRGLVPAHSIEEI